Proteins encoded in a region of the Archangium lipolyticum genome:
- a CDS encoding type II toxin-antitoxin system RelE family toxin has product MSPHTPSTVYTVEISPPAWNQLAHLRVETYRRIRDALDAVAAELPQGQERDSIRPVKPQGHGSSLPSVVVDDAIALYDVDHQRRRVLLVEVARRLPRGP; this is encoded by the coding sequence GTGTCGCCTCACACTCCATCCACCGTGTACACCGTCGAGATCAGCCCACCCGCCTGGAACCAGCTCGCCCACCTGCGAGTGGAGACCTACCGCCGCATCCGTGATGCGCTGGACGCCGTGGCGGCCGAGTTGCCACAGGGGCAGGAGCGGGACTCGATCCGGCCGGTGAAGCCGCAGGGACACGGCTCGTCCCTGCCCTCGGTGGTGGTGGATGACGCGATCGCGCTCTACGACGTGGACCACCAGCGCAGGCGCGTGCTGCTGGTGGAGGTGGCGCGCCGGCTTCCGCGAGGGCCCTGA